In Fusobacterium massiliense, a single window of DNA contains:
- a CDS encoding carboxylesterase/lipase family protein, whose translation MKKMLLVALFLLQIGTGNLLFSETNENKNVVKKIENTVNQNTNTIATTESGKIQGFIQDEIYTYLGVPYARAERFMAPKKVEKWNGIKQTVTFGTYFSQGESMVSSGGWFTGPKLEMSENSHNLNIWTPGIKDGKKRPVMVWLHGGGFSSGSSAENYIFDGKNLSKKGDVVVVSVNHRLNSLGFLDLSAYGEKYKNSANAGIMDLVASLEWIRDNIEEFGGDPNNVTIFGESGGGAKVLTLMATPAAKGLFHKAISESGAVEKMGMTLLPEKATRRVAELTLENLGLNASNIDEIQKIPYEKLMEATNKALSKTAEEQGYKNVLTGQPGLGWAPKLDSYIPVEPVGEKYSEQSRDIPLLIGTNLTEWETMPFVLSNNKVENKNKMTNTELRKKMEEKYGDRAEAIAKEFKKAYPNRKETDALYVESLLRKQTFKTTRLKAEQNGAPVYSYIFAWDNPMVEGMAMSFHTAEIPFVFNNIDKIEGLIKGREKEAYKLADKVSQAWINFARTGNPNVKGLPKWLPYNTKNGAVMIFDDKSEVKYKHDEELMKLLAPDYNF comes from the coding sequence ATGAAAAAAATGTTATTAGTAGCTTTATTTTTATTACAAATTGGAACTGGAAATTTATTATTTTCTGAAACAAATGAAAATAAAAATGTAGTTAAAAAAATTGAAAATACTGTAAATCAAAATACTAATACAATAGCTACAACAGAAAGTGGAAAAATACAAGGATTTATTCAAGATGAAATATATACTTACTTAGGTGTACCTTATGCAAGAGCCGAAAGATTTATGGCACCTAAAAAAGTAGAAAAATGGAATGGTATTAAACAAACTGTAACTTTTGGAACATATTTTTCACAAGGTGAGAGTATGGTTTCAAGTGGAGGTTGGTTTACAGGACCTAAATTAGAGATGAGTGAAAATTCTCATAACTTAAATATATGGACTCCTGGTATAAAAGATGGAAAGAAAAGACCAGTAATGGTATGGTTACATGGAGGTGGTTTTAGTAGCGGTTCATCTGCTGAAAATTATATTTTTGATGGAAAAAATTTAAGTAAAAAAGGAGATGTAGTAGTAGTTTCTGTAAATCATAGATTAAATTCACTAGGTTTCTTAGATTTATCAGCTTATGGAGAAAAATATAAAAATTCTGCCAATGCTGGAATTATGGATTTAGTTGCTTCTCTTGAATGGATAAGAGATAACATAGAAGAATTTGGAGGAGATCCTAATAATGTAACTATATTTGGAGAGTCAGGAGGAGGAGCAAAAGTTTTAACTCTTATGGCAACACCAGCTGCAAAAGGTTTATTCCACAAAGCTATATCTGAAAGTGGAGCAGTAGAAAAAATGGGAATGACACTTTTACCAGAAAAAGCTACTAGAAGAGTTGCAGAATTAACTTTAGAAAATTTAGGATTAAATGCTTCAAATATTGATGAAATTCAAAAAATACCTTATGAAAAACTTATGGAAGCAACAAATAAAGCATTATCAAAAACTGCTGAAGAACAAGGTTATAAAAATGTTTTAACAGGACAACCAGGACTTGGCTGGGCACCTAAATTGGATAGCTATATTCCTGTAGAACCTGTTGGAGAAAAATATTCAGAACAATCAAGAGATATTCCTTTATTGATAGGTACTAACTTAACTGAATGGGAAACAATGCCATTTGTACTATCAAATAATAAAGTTGAAAATAAAAATAAGATGACTAATACAGAATTAAGAAAAAAAATGGAAGAAAAATATGGTGATAGAGCAGAAGCAATAGCAAAAGAATTTAAAAAGGCTTACCCTAATAGAAAAGAAACAGATGCACTTTATGTTGAAAGCTTATTAAGAAAACAAACATTTAAAACAACTAGATTGAAAGCAGAGCAAAATGGAGCTCCTGTATATAGTTATATTTTTGCTTGGGATAATCCAATGGTTGAGGGTATGGCAATGTCTTTCCACACAGCAGAAATTCCATTTGTATTTAATAATATAGATAAGATTGAAGGACTTATAAAAGGTAGAGAAAAAGAAGCTTATAAATTAGCAGATAAAGTAAGTCAAGCTTGGATAAATTTTGCAAGAACAGGAAATCCTAATGTGAAAGGCTTACCAAAATGGTTACCATATAATACTAAAAACGGAGCAGTTATGATTTTTGATGATAAGTCAGAAGTTAAATATAAACATGATGAGGAGTTAATGAAATTATTAGCACCTGACTATAATTTCTAA